The Arthrobacter sp. OAP107 DNA segment CGTGGGGTCAACCCCGGCCGCCACCAGGCAGCGTTCCGCTTCGGCGGCGCTGCCGGCCCACCCGGCCAGGGCTGCGCGGAGCGTCTTGCGGCGCTGCGCGAACGCCGCATCAATAACGGCGAAGACCTCCTTGCGGCTGGCGGTGGTGGCCGGCGGCTCGCGGCGGGTGAAGGCCACGAGGCCGGACTGGATCTTGGGGGCCGGCCAGAACACATTCATGCCGATGACGCCGGCCTTGCGCATGCTGCTGTACCACGCGGCCTTGACCGAAGGCACCCCGTAGATCTTGGATCCGGGTTCGGCGGCGAGCCGGTCGGCCACTTCGTCCTGGACCATCACGAGGCCGTGCCGGATGGACGGGAAGTGCTGCAGCAGGTGGAGCACCACGGGCACCGCGACGTTGTAGGGCAGGTTGGCGACGAGCGCTGCGGGCTCGGCCGGCAGTTCAGTCACCTTCATGGCGTCGGCGAGGACCAGGTGGAAGTCGCCGGTGGAGTCGGGCCGCCATTGCCGGATGGTCTCCGGCAGCTTCGCAGCCAGGACGGGGTCAATTTCGACGGCGACCACCGCCTTGGCGGCGTCGAGGAGCCCCAGCGTCAGTGACCCCAGCCCGGGCCCGATTTCGAGGACCGTCTCGTCCGCGCCGATGCCGGCGGCGGCCACGATCCTGCGGATGGTGTTGCCGTCGATGACGAAATTCTGGCCAAGCGTCTTGGTGGGGCGGACGCCGATCTCCCCGGCCAGCCTGCGGATATCGGAGGCACCGAACAGTGGCGCGGGCGCGGTGCCGGAGGCGGAGGGGGTCGGGTCAGTCACCTAGGTATCCTATCCCGGCGTCCCACATGGAACGGGGTTCGGTGTCGGCAGGCACGGCAAAGGCCGGGCCCGGAAGTTCCGGACCCGGCCTTCGCGGCCGCCGCGGCTGTGGTCAGCTGCCGCGGTGGCGGGGGTCTGCTTGTGCCAGTGGTTGCCGGCGCCGGTGGACTAGCTGCTGGCG contains these protein-coding regions:
- the rsmA gene encoding 16S rRNA (adenine(1518)-N(6)/adenine(1519)-N(6))-dimethyltransferase RsmA; this translates as MTDPTPSASGTAPAPLFGASDIRRLAGEIGVRPTKTLGQNFVIDGNTIRRIVAAAGIGADETVLEIGPGLGSLTLGLLDAAKAVVAVEIDPVLAAKLPETIRQWRPDSTGDFHLVLADAMKVTELPAEPAALVANLPYNVAVPVVLHLLQHFPSIRHGLVMVQDEVADRLAAEPGSKIYGVPSVKAAWYSSMRKAGVIGMNVFWPAPKIQSGLVAFTRREPPATTASRKEVFAVIDAAFAQRRKTLRAALAGWAGSAAEAERCLVAAGVDPTARGEVIDIAAFARIAEARNASEA